The DNA segment GTCAGATGTTCGACGTGGCCATCCAGGCTGCCATTGGCGGTCAGATCGTCGCCCGGACCACCGTCAAGGCACTCAGAAAGAACGTATTGGCCAAATGCTACGGCGGTGACGTAAGCCGTAAGAAAAAGCTGCTTGAAAAGCAAAAGGCCGGTAAGAAACGCATGAAGCAGGTCGGCAACGTGGAAATTCCACAAGAAGCCTTCCTTGCCGTGCTCAGGTTGGAATAGTCAGGTCCTATGTCACTAAATTTCCCGCTGTTGCTGGTCATCGCCGTGTTCGTCTGCGGCCTGTTGGCGTTGCTCGATCTGCTGTTCCTGGCGCCGCGTCGGCGTGCTGCCATTGCCTCTTATCAAGGCAGTGTCAGCCAGCCCGAGCCCGTGGTGGTCGAGAAGCTGAACAAAGAGCCGTTGCTGGTCGAATACGGCAAGTCGTTCTTTCCGGTGCTGTTCATCGTGCTGGTGCTGCGTTCGTTTCTGGTGGAACCGTTCCAGATCCCGTCCGGCTCGATGAAACCGACCCTGGACGTCGGCGACTTCATTCTGGTGAACAAGTTTTCTTACGGGATCCGCCTGCCGGTGATCGACAAGAAAGTCATCGAAGTCGGTGATCCACAGCGTGGCGATGTGATGGTGTTCCGCTACCCGAGCGACCCGAACGTCAACTACATCAAGCGTGTAGTCGGCCTGCCGGGCGACACGGTGCGTTACACCGCCGACAAGCGTCTGTTCGTCAACGGCGAGTCGATTGCCGAGCAATTGGTCGGCTCCGAGCCGGGCACGCTGGGCAGCGCGGAACTCTACAAGGAAAAACTCGGCGCCGCCGAGCACCTGATCCGCAAGGAAATGAGCCGCTACCGCGCTACGCCGGACCATACCTGGACCGTGCCGGCCGGGCACTACTTCATGATGGGCGACAACCGCGACAACTCCAACGACAGTCGCTACTGGGATGACCCGAACATTCCCAAGGATCTGCTGGGCATGGTTCCCGACCAGAATATCGTCGGCAAAGCCTTCGC comes from the Pseudomonas sp. RSB 5.4 genome and includes:
- the lepB gene encoding signal peptidase I, translating into MSLNFPLLLVIAVFVCGLLALLDLLFLAPRRRAAIASYQGSVSQPEPVVVEKLNKEPLLVEYGKSFFPVLFIVLVLRSFLVEPFQIPSGSMKPTLDVGDFILVNKFSYGIRLPVIDKKVIEVGDPQRGDVMVFRYPSDPNVNYIKRVVGLPGDTVRYTADKRLFVNGESIAEQLVGSEPGTLGSAELYKEKLGAAEHLIRKEMSRYRATPDHTWTVPAGHYFMMGDNRDNSNDSRYWDDPNIPKDLLGMVPDQNIVGKAFAVWMSWPEPKLSHLPNFSRVGLIK